In Balaenoptera acutorostrata chromosome 8, mBalAcu1.1, whole genome shotgun sequence, the genomic stretch GACACAATTTCTAGGCGTGggtaaaggaagggaagggaagaaaggggtGATGGAAAGGACATGCTACCACTGGGAAAGTGCTGCAAAGTTTAGAAACTTGTTCCAAAGGcgttcctcccccttcctccttccacgCCCTTTTCGTCATGGTGGTGTTGACTGTGTGCCTGTCTTAACTCACTTCATCTTCCCAATGACCCCATAAGACCCGTACTCTGTTACCATTTCCACTTGGCAGATGggaaaaccgaggcacagagacgTTAAGTAATTtctctaaagtcacacagctaatgagtggCTGAATGAGAATTCCAACCCAGGTGGCTTGGCTCCAGAGATGGTGCTCCTTACCACGTCTCAATTCTGCCTTTCCTGGGTTCCTGTGGCGGTGAACTTTTTAAGACTTACCACAAATTCTCTGTTTACCCAACACCTAGCATGGCCTGGGCCTGCTCACCATCGTAATTCCTTATTCTCGAAGCTTTTTCAACTAATTTCAACTTGGACAGAGGTCTTTACATTAAATAAGATTCACTTTACATATGTTTGCTTTAGTGATAACATTAATGGAATCTGTGAGCCACTTTAAGGATaatctgaaatataaaaattcaaaactccAAAATCAAATAAATTGGGGGTGGGGACTGACTAGTTGAAATTCTGTGGAATTCTCTACATTTCTTCAATAGAAAGCATAAATGAGGATGAGTGTGAACAAAGTTACTTCTGCCCACAGATTtctaagatgatttttaaatgattataataacaGTACACGTTTATTCAATATTGTTAGACTACTTCACTTAAAAAGATACTGTACCTATCAAAAATCAGGCTTAAAACAGGGCGTGAATAGTGAGGAGGTCCCCAAACAGCACTCTCATATCTGTAAACCTTGGCTTTTCTCAGATCGacgtagttatttccactaataTTACCCCAAATTATCACATCTTTGATGCCtgtgaagaaaagaaattttaaaaaatatcgtAATATAAAAAATTGCCTGTAGTCTACTTtctatttgtgtgtttgttttacgATTGGTCCTTTTGCTATAAAACAGACTTAAGTTTATGCTCCCTAAAAATGTGCAAACAATGTGGATCATCTCCTTAATCATCAGAGTCTGGCCATTCCTAATAATGCACGTGGATGCTGTGAGCATAGGACTGAATTCAGGGAACACTGAAATGCTCCCTGAAAGAAATTGCTACTGAAAATTATACCCCTGTTCTGGTCCTAACTTCACCACTCTGCTTGCCATGAAGAGGATTTTTTATCTGCTTTGATTCTGACAGAGAGTCCCTGATTTTAGACTGGAATAGAaatctgggcaagtcacttgactcCCTGGGTGGCTTTCATTTCCTGCAGAATGGAGGTGCTGGAATAAGAGGACCCTGAGAAACATCTTAATCAACAAAGAGATATTGAATTAGCTTGTATGTGTGAGGCACTTTTAGGTGGGaggctcagaagaaaacaaatcagCCCAAATCCTTGCAATATTCTGGGGGTAGAGGGGAGTGGGTGAGAAAACAACTACTATACAACATGATACATACtaccaagaaaaagaagaggatggAGGTAGAGAGAAATAGGAATTGGTATTTCATATGATTCTAGTATATGAAATTCTCTCTAATGATTCTCTCTAATAATTGTGGATTTTCTGGGAATGTATCTGAAGTGAAAATAGGggattttattgattaatttataaacttatttatttgtttaaaaacttaATTCTCTTAAAAGGTCACACCACTTTCTATTATGGAGATTAAATTCTTTCCTGTTCTGTATGAGATAAGATTGCTGTTGGCTTCAAGCAACAGAATATCCTTCTGACTTTGCTGAACTAGAAGGAGTTTACCTTTCTCAGATAACAAGTCGAGGTAGGCAGTGACACTGGTGCTAGTTAAGCAGCTCAAAGAGGTTACTCTCTTGGCTTTCCCCTCATGGTCCTAAAATGACTGCAGCAGCTCCAAGTATCACACTCTTACAGAGTTGTGTtcaaaggcaggcaggagggaaaaGAATTTTTCTTAAAGCTTTAAGGCCCTTTATAGCTCTAAATGCCTTAAATCAAGCTAGAGAAAATTATAGCGgacatctgcttttttttttttttttgtcctaacatctcttcctactttttttctttaacagcatACTGGTTTTTCTTTCAATAGGTACCCTTCCCCAATTTCAGTCCATTTGGTTTGGGTGAAGCTGTCCTCACCTCTCAGGTCTATCAATAGGCATCAGAGCTAGATTCCAGATTTCTGGCCACAATGATTGATTTGGAGAAGGGCATGTGGTCCAAGCCCAGTCAATGAGATATTATTCTGCTACTTTTATACAAAGAATCGAAAGAGAATGCTCTTTTTCTACTGGGGTAGTTAAGCTATGATGCCCGTAGCCATTTTGCCACTTTTTAGGGAAAGCCTATCCGAGAATCAGATCAAAGCTGAGGAAAGCAGAGCTGAGTGACGAGCCACGTGAGAGCACGAACCAGGCTTGACATCATCATTTGAACCCCGGCATCCGGCTATGCCCCAAATAAGAACTACTCCTGCACTCTTCAGTTATGTGGAAAAATAGCTCTGATTTTGGTCGCTTTGAGTGGACTTTCTGTCACTTGTACAGAAAGAGTTCCAACTAAGCCAATGTACATAGTCTGAGAAACAGGTTTATGTGTGAACTGAACTCAAGGGATATCCTGAAAAGGTTTGCTCCCCTCTGGGCATCTGGAATTCTCCTGGAATAATTCTCCCTGATGCTTTTTCTAGTTCATGTTACTTTGTTTAACTCTGTCTTTGTCGTTGCCAACTTCCTCCTTACTACTCCACTGACAATTCCACTTTAACAGCCGTCCCTCTAACATTTCCCTTTTTTGTCCCAACTTGtctccacttttcttttttctgctgctCCTGTGCTTATTGGCTTTGAATACATCAGGGTTTAGAATTTATGGTACCACCAGGCTCACAAGAGAGCAGCTTTCTGGTTGAAAGTGCCTgctctgttttaaattttgtaacaCTGCCTCTTCTTGACACTTTCATCAGTGTATCACAGATCTTTTGTGAGAAATCAGtatctacacatatacatataaggTTGATAACAGAGATAAAATGATTAGGAAATGTTTTCCTGTTGAATAATTTTAGTATCCATTTGGCTGAGGTATGTACTGACCCTGGGGGTAAGACACTAATGATTTGTATGCAAGAATACCAGAAGTTATGGTCCTAGGGCTTTGTTGTTAAGAAAAGGACAATACGGCTCTTGCCCTAATGTGTGAGGGGCTCACCAAAGTCCTCTATAGCTCTGACTGAGAGCATTCTAGGCTCACATTTCACTGTCTTCCCAATTTTGCTTGATGTCATGCCTTGCACTTCCTGGCATTCTCAATAGACTTCGTTGCACCTGCTCCATCTAAGGGCACAAATAGCTAAAGTCTGTCAAATATGACAAATATTTTTAGATACAGCACTCCCCCTTTAGATACAAAAATCCATTTTCTGGTTCTGTCTCATCCTCCTATGATTTTGACCTCTATAAGTACAAAGATTACTAGGAGCAGAAACTGATCAGATAGCATAATCACCTTAACAAGTTTACTATCCTTGCAAATgtttaccatgtgtcaggcactccTCCAAGCACTTTAGAAATATTATCCCTTTAAATCCTTGCATCAATTCTAGGATGTAGGTGCTATttacatcctcattttacaggtgaggaagcgaGGCACAgcaaggttaagtgatttgccccaagtcacacaggtgggaagtggggtgggggtcACTTTAACAGAGCcctgagtatttttttaaaaaacacccatTACGTTGGTTGACTactatcacagaaaaaaaaaaaaaggaatattaagTTTCAAATTACTACTTGAAAAATAGAAATCTTATTTAAgtatttgtttcttaatttttataatgatggGAAAAGATCAGCTAGTCATAAAAGCTAGTAGAAAGAAAATGCACAGTAGTGAAATCACACAATCAGAAGTTCTCGGCCTCTGCTTAATACTTTGTAGTCCAGATATCCCGACTGATTTTAGAGGGGACAGTCTTCTTCCTAGCTGCTGTGAAATCACGCTGTTTAAAACCAGACACGGAAACGGGAGCTCACTCACATGAGGGAGTCGTTTTCAGTTTTCTCGCCAGCTCCGCCTTCGCTTTGCCTTCTACGCCCAAGGCCACAGCGACAATATTGTGGGCGAAGTTTGGGGCGTATCTCATAAGCAAAGACGTTTTGAGATTCACAAAGGATTTTCCTCCCACAATAATTCTGACGGAATCATGAGCATTTTTCTCAATCAGGGATCCGTAGAGGTGGCACAGAGTAGCCCTGCTTCGGATGCAGTCTTCCAAACTGTACACCTCCTTGTCCACGTGGTCGTCGAGGAAGATGATCACGTGGGCCTGGCGGAAGGCCTCCTCCGCTCGGGTGCAGACGGACACACTCTGCAGGAAGGGCGACGCCAGGTCCTGAGCCTCTTTCACAAGGCTTGTGagtttttcttctgcctgcttgTTGTCAAATAGGTTTATGCTAATTTCCATATGCGGTCCAAACACTTCACCACTTGTCAAGATGGGAATTAGGTTGTAGCAGGCAGGCGCCGATGCACTAATAAAAATGCAAAGCCGATTAAGAATGGTTAAATCTTTTGCTCCTTTTCaggctttattctttttgtttttttaaagtaccaaCCATGTATagaagtctcttttttttttaatacatttatttatttatttattttcggctgtgttgggtcttcattgctgtgcgcgggctttctctagttgcggctagtgggggctactctttgttgtggtgcgcgggcttcttattgcagtggcttcttttgttgcggagtacgggctctaggcaaacgggcttcagtagttgtggcacgcgggctcagtagttgtggctcacgggctctagagcgcaggctcagtagttgtgcctcatgggcttagttgccccgcggcatgtgggatcttcccggaccagggcttgaacccgtgtcccctgcactgccaggcggattcttaaccactgtgccaccagggaagtccccaggctttatttttaatagatataaTTCTGCATGTGCATTAATAGGGTGATTTAATATCTTAAATTGGCATACACAGCTGCACAGACATTTTTAAGGCTAGAAATCAAAAGTAGAACAAAATAATTCTCACTGCTAACTTCTTGCTTTGGCCATCTGAAAACAATACCAAAGTAAGAAACGTACCTGTTTATAAGGCTTTTCAAATTAAATAGAATAGGcagaaagcaaaatttaaaagaactgtgTCATATTACTGTAATTACgtgtttacattctttttaaaaaaagataaggaaatcaGTTTCATTTAACCATAACTCTTTTCTATGTTGTACCCTTATCTGCAAAGTAATGACATCTTTTAGAAAGGCCTATTTTTCCAAATCCTTATAAAGAAGCCTAGGATCAACACAGGCGAGGTATCATGTATCTGCACCCACAATTCAGCCAGTATTTGAGTACTCTATAGCTTGGCTGATAACTGAGAGCCCTAATGACCCCTGAGGGGGAGTTTGGAAATGCATCTGGGCAATTTTTCACAGTGGGTTTGGAGAGAGGCGCAGTGGTGTTTTCAAGAGCATCTGTACcattttaatcctttaaaaatatctagggacttccctggtggtccagtggttaggactctgtgctccccatgcaggggggcccgggtttgatccctggtcggggagctgggtCCCGCAGGCCACAaggaggagcccacatgccgcagataAGAGCCCGGATGCTGCAaataaagatcccgcgtgctgcagctaagacccagcgcagccaaataaataaataaatattaaaaaaatcctaaagccGATGTAATATTATTAAATCTGGGTGTAAAGTTCATGGACGGTTATTACATCATTCTCAGTTCTTTTCTGCATTTGAAATCTTTCATAATAACAAAGAATTTTTCAGATGAGCCTGTATATTAGGATACACACATAGGGAGTAAGAAGGGCAGTGTGAGAGACAGATTGGGAggtgaggaaaggaaagggggagggagagatagagCAAGATGGACAGCAGAAGGacaaagagggaggcagagcacagagatAGAGAGAAAAAGCAATGACACAAACATCGAATGTGTCCACCCACCACTGAGACTGAGAGTGATGAGGAGCAAAAGCAAGTGGGCAAGAGGAAGAGGGCAACAGTCAGGAAgacgggggagggaagggaggaaacaagggagagggaaggaaggacagggAGGCGAAGAGCAAGATGGTATGAGGAGCAGACAGCGTGAGACGCACAGAATGAGGGCGGGAGAGCTGGAGACAGTTATGCAAAGTAAATATTTTGCTATAAAGTTGCTCTTAGATTTggtatgtatgtgtattataTGCATATTACATACACATTAAACCTATATATAGTCTAATACTCATACATGGGGCTACACTAGgggatatatatgcatatacatatattacatatctataatatttgtatacatacatCCAAATCTCAAACTTGACACTCAGATATTCTTCCATCATGTAATGAATTGTACATCATTGTCCTTCTAAACATAAAAAGCCAACCTCACGAATCCTGGGATTTGACGGTCCCACCTGGTGATCCAGACCTGCAAGGGGTTGATGAGACCTTTCAGGGCTTCTTtctccagctctttttctatgtgtgtCCCCAGGTTCTCTTGAGCAACTGTCTTCATCAGCTCAGTCGTCATGCTAGAGGTGACACCATAGTAAAGCTAAatattgggaaagaaaaaatcaaCACCAGAATAGCTGACAATGGCGATAATGGAGAGTTCTTGTTTAAAGCCCAAATACAGTAAAAAGAGAGCTGAGAGAATACCTTAGAAAGCaagacatttgaaaaatataataataggaGAGAACGATAATGTTTTAGACAGATAAATCAACTTAATTTGTATACCTGGGCATGTTCTAGGAACTCATTATATCCTCCCAAAAGCAAACCCTTTCCTCCACGATCCAACAGCTCTCTCCAGATGATGGGGGAATTTTTGTGACTCCACTTATTCTTTTTACACAACTCTTTCAGCCACTCCTATTGAAAGATATAGTCCACGAGAAGTCACACATTGAATCTGCCTTGGAATTCAATTCAATACTTTAGAGTTCAAACATTAaaatactagttttttttttttactacctctgtgtatacataataaaatttagatatctttaaactgtaaaatataaatatagaaatagtGATGAGCTGAGTAACAAATTAATCAAGTAAGAAAGAATATTCTTCGAATTCATCGACCAAATAAAGGTACTGAATGTTGCTCTCTTTCCTGAGTAGACCTGAAGTGCAAGGGTTTGGCTTAAAAAAGAAGCCAAGTTTTCCAACTCAAATGGTTTTCTGTATGAGATGTCTCTGGTTTTAGGGCCATATAAATTTGATATTGCTTTCCAAATATGTGagtatagtttatattttttagattgaaTTAATGAGCTAAAAATTATCTGGGGATTTCTGATAATATTTAGTAGAAAAAGTTTAAATCATCATTATCTGGTTTGTGTACACCAGGCCTTCCAATGACAATATCTGCATAGAGACAGAATGCAACATTTCTATGGGCAAAGTACATGGCAACATTCTTGTTTTTGGAGGAATGTATAATGAAGCTACCTTACAAATAAAATCTTACAAATGAATTTCCCTTGTTGATGTTTCCACCATGATGATTCCCCCATGGCCCCTCTAGTCACAACGTAGCCTGACCAGTGAAATACTGGGAGTCTAGAAGAAAGAGACTCTACCTCAAAGGACCTTCAGCAGCAAGCAGGGCATGGTGATGTCCTGGCAGGAGCTGGAAGAATATGTACAGGACTGGACCCTGAGGGTGCTGAATCAAGAGTGGAACATAAAGCTGAACAAGAGAGAATTTATCAAAATGAATCACACTTCTGCGATTCAAGAGTGTACACCCCGACAAAGACCTCAGAAGAGAGTGCTAACATGTTGCTAGGATGGCTCTTCAAAGCTTGGAGGAAGggatgaaataaaatggaaatgccaGAACTGTCATGGAAGACCACGGAAGAAGGGATGAAAAAGCTTAGAAAAAATGGGCTCGCTAGAGTGCATATGCTATGACGGAAGGCTGGAAAACTATTGGTCACCTATGTTCTCTGGAAGGGCCTGAAGGACACTACATTCACCAAAGTGACAAGGAATGCACTGATGAGAGGGGTCTCAGCATCACTGAGAAGCCTGGTGTGGCTGTCAATTGTGGGCCATGGCTGTTAAATGACATGCTGTTATAGAGCTGGGCCCCATGGCAATTGGGATGATAGAATTCTGAAATACAGGAGGACAGGGGGCAGTGCCCACCAGAGAACATCTATTATGACAGAAGCACTAAGCAACCCAGCAGTAAGATAACTTAGACAGCTGAAGGCACAATGGGGACATGAAAAAGTTAGAGCTTATGCAATGGTCTGAGAAAACAAGCTATCACTCATCAAAGCGGATCTAGCCATTGCTGCTGCCATTAACAGAGATCAACGCTGACCTCCTGTTAATGGCACTATCCCTCAAAGACAACAACCAGCCTCTTGGTGGCAATCTGATTACATTGGACCCCTTCTACCCTGGAAAGAGCAGTGATTCACCTTGATTTTAATCaacatatattctggataaagaattgcctttattgtttgtaggaCTTTGGCCAGCACCCTGTTCaagacttttcaaaatatttaacctaCCAACATGGGATCCTGCATAACATCACTTTGAACCAAGAAACCCATTTTAAAGTAAAGGATGTATGGCATTGGGCATGAAACCAGGGATCCACTGGCCCTACCATATATGGCAACATCTAGCAGCATGATAGAGGGATGGAACAACACACTGAAGATACAGGCACCAGCTTAGAGACTGATACCTTGCAAGGATGGGGGTACCATCTTTCAGGATGCAATATATACCACAAATCAATAGAGTTTTGCCCCAATAGGTCAAATACATGAATCCAGGAACCAAGAATGGAATTAAGAGTGACCCTGCTTACCATCACTCCCAGTGACCCACCCAGGGTGAGGGGTGCTTCTATCAGGAAGAGTGCCATTAAACTTTAATCTATGGCTGCCACATGGTCACTTAGAGCTCCTGTGCCAAGAGATCAGCCAGTAGGGAAAGGAGTTACCATCATGGAAGGGGTAATTGCCCCTGTTGATCAGGAGCATGTAGGGCAGCTATTACCCAATGTGGGCAGGAAAGAACAGTTGGCATCTAGGTAATCCATTGGGGCATCCTTGGTAGTGTCTTGCTCAATTTTGACAGCAAATGGACAGGTGCAACAGTCATATCCTGAAAAGGGAATAGAGACGAGGGTTCAGACCCCTAAGGATACAGGTGTAAGTCACCACCACACCTAATAAGTCACCTGAATCAGCAGAGGGTGAGGGGAATCTTCAATGGATAGAAGAGAAGAAAGGTGATGAGTCAATTATGGTGCTGAATGATGTGTAGTGCTGAAATGATGTGCAGCGGAGACTATTGTTCATTTAACTAAACTTCCTCTTATAAAGTTTCCCTGGGGAGAGATGCCAACCAGAATTCTGGAAGAGCTGTTCCCAGATGGTGTGAACGTATTATATGCAGCATGGGGATCCAAAAGGCACAACTGGTGAACTAGCAGATCCTGTCACGCGTAGTCCCTATTCCTCCTTCGTGACCAAGGCACTCATTCCCCCTGCCACGAGGTGTATTGGCTGTTGATGGCTCAGTGCTGAGTCTCTCTCTGGAAATTGACCTCAACCAAAGGATGTTCCCTTGTCGAAGGTTAAGTCTCTTCCCCAGGGCAGCCCACATCCTATGACTGCTAGCTGTAGGAGAACAAAAGCCTGGCCTCCTTGCCTGTTTGGGGGGTTAtctctgaagggccatcccagcttCAGAGTTCCCTGTAGGGCTGGCTGAGCCCTTTGTTAGAGCTGGATGGCAGCTCAACTTCTCCCATTGCCCAGTCCTGCTGCCCTCATTCTTTCTAAGGATGTTGTTCCCAAGAGCACTCCCCAGTAAAGGAAACTCCTTCACCCAAATTTCCATCTCAGTCCCAAAGAAGGGTGTGTCAAATAAACAAGTCCCTCATGTCATTAGAAATCAATATGAAGGAGAATTGAAAGTTAAAAAGTGCAATATAAGCTATGTGGATTCTTGGGGGGAAAATACCAGCCAAATTTATTCTACTTACAGGTTAGGGCCTCATTTGTTCTATTAGgtactaggaaaaaaatataaataatgttttgAGGCTGATAAGTCAGGACTTATTTTactaatattaaaatatcaatagtacATGAACATTCATTACTGGAAAGCTATCTGATACACTagctaatatttaattaaatcagaacacatttttctgtgtgtgtgaatttAACAAACTGTAAAGGCCTCTTACCTCCCAAACATCAGGATGTTGTGTAATTTTATGTATCCGAAAATCAGGAAGATTCTTTTGTAAATAATCTGCCAGAAGTTCTGCTTTAGCATAATATGGGCAATCTGCTCTACCTAAAAAATTCAaattagcaatattttctttcatcacaTGGAAATTATCATGTAGTTACAAGTATTTGTCATATAATTACAGAATCAATCACACAGTtacaatataatttatatagagtTATAGCATAAACTGCCATAACAtaaacttttgatttttattatattggcaaaataaaatgaatttcataGGAGATCAGAATCATTAGTAATAAAatgtggaaaggaaaaaagactaTTGAATATTTATTCTCCTCCAGTGCTATATTAGACCTCACTTCCTCTAAGAGGCTGCCAGGCTACTAATTAAGCATGAACTACTCATAATGAACTACTCATTAGTAGCTACTAAAAGGCAAAGTGTGAAGTGAGGAGTGGTGGTAAAATCACATGTGGACTTGATATGTATGCAGAGAGtattgggggaaggggaaggagaattgGCGGGAGAGAGAAGAGTCTGGCTTAACTTCTTTTTTCTGGCGTGGGTAGGTGATCCTGACCTTACTAGAGAGAAATCATGGGTGAGAAGTTTAAATTATAAAGTGCAGCTGGAAGTATCTGTAGTATATCTAAGTGGATATGACCAGCAGGCAGCTGCACTTGCAAATCTGAAGAGCAGGCCTTATGTAATAGCTTAGGATACAGATATTGCAGGCATAAACACAGAGGAAGTGACAGCCACTAAAGTTGGTGGGACTGGATGTCTGGTAGAGTAGGAGGGGCAGGGGCCAAGGGCAGAACCCTCTCTATAGCATTCTTCCCCGATTACTCCCAATCACCAGTTCTTCAACCTCCTGGTGACTTCTAAGTCATCAACCCCTCTCAAACTCCCCCTGGCTATTAGCCTCCCTGTTTAGTTCAAATCCATGGCTCATGAATTCAGACCACTCTTCTGGTTCATGTCTTCAATTCTCTTGCCCCACTGGGCTTCTGGCAAGTAAGCCTGGTAAAAGCCCCTCACCCTGAATGAACCCAGTAAATTGCCTTTTCTGTGCCTGGGTTTCATGTACTTGGCACCCCTGGATAAACATGGTAGGACCAAGCAGAGCGGCACCATTATAAATTCATAGTCACCAGTCTTAGCTGGCCCTCAACTCTTCCTGGAGGTCCCTCTGTTTCCCTTGGCAGCACTCTCTTCTGGTCTCTACAATTACCATTCCAAACTGTCTACTTCCTTCaagcctcttccttctctccaatATTCTTCTGTATATCAGAAGACAACAGAAAACTCTGCTTTCTAATTTATGCAAACTAAACCAAATCATACAAAAAGGCACCAGTTGGGAAATCCCCCAACCTCCTGCCATCAAACCTACTAGCCTATCTGCATTTGGACtcatcctttccttctttcttctattCAGTGGGAGAGGGATCCTACCTCGTATCCAGATCCAATCTCACCACTTATGCTCTGAACACCACCCTCTTCCACCTCCATTGGTTATCCCCTTTTTCTAGCATCTTAGCTCTGTTTCTAATGGCCTGTTTCTACCATAATTAAAATATACTCATTATATTTAAGTTTCTCCTGTCCTGAGAAACAAAAAGCCCATGACCCCCTTCAGCCGTTGCCTTCTACCTGCCCTTTTCTATTAAAACTTGAAATAGTTCTTGAAATAGTTCTCTACACTTGCCATCCCCAGTTCCTCACTTCCATTGATTTCTCATGCCACTGCAATCTGGCTTTTCCCATAATTCTCTAGAAGGTCACCATGGATCTCCATGTCACTAAATCCAATGGATACTTTTTGATCCTTTTCTTGTTGACCCTTGGTAGCATTTGTCTCCCTTCAACTCTTGAAATACCCACTATAGTGGGGGCATTCTTCAGGTTTTCTTCCTACTTCTCTGGCCACTCCTCATTACACTTTTAGGTTCCTATTCCTTTATTAATGCATTAAAAGGTTAGCATTTTACAAGGCATCTTATCTTCATACTCTATGATCCTTCCTGGATAATCTCCTCCACTCCTTTGGTTTCAAGTAGAAATCTGTATTTCCAGTTCAGAACTATCTCCTTATCTAGATGTCTACACCCTCCTGTATTTTTTCAACTCCTTCTAAATGTCTCATAGGCACTCAGCATGTCTATGACAGATTTTGCGACCACTCCCCTACTAAATTTGCTCCTTCTCTTATGTTCTTTATGTTCATCTACCCAGTTATTTAAGAGTATTAACAGTATCCAGAGTATAAAGCCTACTCTTCTGCTGTTTTTCCATGATTTCCCATCTACCCAGTTATGCAAACTACTGCTTGGGAATAATTTTaactctttcttctcccttcctttcttcctccacctAGTTAAATGTCTAGTTCTATAGATTCTGCTCCCTAACATCTCTCCAATCCATTcacttatttccatttccattgcCCACCTTCCTAGACCAGGCCATCAGTATTTCCTTCCTGGACTACAGTACCTAACTGGGCTCTGGGCATCCAGTCTTTTTCTTCTCACATTGTAGCAATAACACTCAgataaaatgcaaatttgattATGTATCTCCTTCCAAAAACCTTCCATGTACTTtagataaagtttaaaatattgagggcttccctggtggcgcagtggttaagaatccgcctgccagtgcaggggacacgggttcgagccccagtccgggaagatcccacatgccgtggagcaactaagtccgtgcaccacaactactgagcctgcgtgctgcaactactgaagcccgcgtgcctagagcccgtgctctgcaacaagagaagacaccacaatgagaggctcgtgcactgcaatgaagagtagcccccactcgctgcaactagagaaagcccgcgcacagcaacgaagacccaacgcagccaaaaataaatataaatcaaaataaatacatctaaaaaaaatattgaacgtGGCTCACCAGAATATACATTATCTAACTCTGGCCTTAACATATGATAGTCTCTTCCTTGTACTCTATGCTCCAACCCTACTAAATctttttcaattt encodes the following:
- the MDH1B gene encoding putative malate dehydrogenase 1B, which gives rise to MAKFVLAGRADCPYYAKAELLADYLQKNLPDFRIHKITQHPDVWEEWLKELCKKNKWSHKNSPIIWRELLDRGGKGLLLGGYNEFLEHAQLYYGVTSSMTTELMKTVAQENLGTHIEKELEKEALKGLINPLQVWITSASAPACYNLIPILTSGEVFGPHMEISINLFDNKQAEEKLTSLVKEAQDLASPFLQSVSVCTRAEEAFRQAHVIIFLDDHVDKEVYSLEDCIRSRATLCHLYGSLIEKNAHDSVRIIVGGKSFVNLKTSLLMRYAPNFAHNIVAVALGVEGKAKAELARKLKTTPSCIKDVIIWGNISGNNYVDLRKAKVYRYESAVWGPPHYSRPVLSLIFDSEWVNREFVVSLKKFTATGRQFGGILAAHSIATTLKYWYHGSPPGEIVSLGVLSEGQFGIPEGIVFSMPVKFENGTWVVLTDLEDIEISEQIMTRMTSDLIQEKLVALGELIHFQPYQSEYKDLFSDLMPDDEKDLILSDVDFLDLIPQTSSEKPHSQEHTHDSEGKTMEQ